CATAGGACTTCAGTTAAAATTTGAATTTGTTAAAATTAATAAGGCATGGATTACAATTCCAAATTTTGTACTTTGAATTTTAGCCCGAATAATTCTTGAATTATTCCTGTCTCCGACAGCGACTAAGTTTCACTAAAAATTTTTAAAAAAATTTAAGTTTCCCGAATCAAGTTCGGGACAGGCTACCTAAGTCGGGGCTAATACCGCTTTGCGGTACAGGCTCTGCATTTTATTCATATTTATAAAAATTTATGAATAATCCAGGTTAGGTTTTCAATTGAATTTATTATTTTTAAAAAACAAATAAAATTCAAAGATATGAACAGGCGTGAATTTCTTAAAAAATCGGCAATGGGTTCCATGGCTGTTTTTGCTACATCTGCTTTTGGAGCTCCGGCTTATGCCACACCATCGGCCCGGGATCTGAAAATAGGTATTATGTGGAATACAATTGGTGCGGGAGATACCATCCACGAGAAGTTTCAGCTCTCAAAGCGGGCCGGCTTTGGCGGTGTAGAGGTGATGAGTCATATGAACAGAAAAGAGGTGTTGGAAGCCCGGGATGATACAGGATTGGAGATTCCCAGTGTTTGTAACTCGAAACATTGGAATATACCCCTCTCCTCCTCAGATCCCGCAACACGCAAAAAAGGCAGGGAAGCTCTCGAACTTTCCCTGGAAGATGCCAGTGCTTACGGGGCAGATACCGTACTTTTGGTTCCCGGAAGGGTAGATGAGACAACCAGCTATGATGACTGCTGGTACCGGAGCATTGAAGAGATAAAAAAGGCTTTACCCCTGGCGGAGAAACTCAAGGTAACCATAGCGATAGAAAATGTATGGAACAATTTCATTTTAAGCCCCATGGAAGCGGTACATTATCTGGATCAGTTTAACAGTCCTTACGTTAAATTTTATTTTGATTGTGGCAACATCCTGAGATACGGCTGGCCCGAACAGTGGATCAATATACTTGGGCGCCGTATTGCCAAAGTACATATCAAAGAGTTCAGCCGTGAAATTGCCAATGAAAAGGGAAATTCGGCCGGTTTTGGCGTACAGTTGAGGGAAGGGGATGTCAACTGGTCTGAAGTTATGAAGGCTTTGGACAATATCGGGTACAGCGATTGGATAACCCTTGAACAAAGGGGAGGTGACAGCCTGAAAGGCTTGAAGGAGCTGGTGAACAGAACCCAAAAAATAGTTAGCAGTTAAAAATTTTTACCATGATAAGCGATATAAATTTAAACTGGCTTAAATCTGCCAACGGTTTGCTGATAGGCCTCGTTTTAATAATGGCAACTGGATTGCAAATTAATTCGCTCCATGCACAGGATACAAAGGAAGGCATTTCCTTTGCCGTATTTACCGATCAGCATTATGCCAAGGGCATGTTTGCCGATGACTCCTATTCTGAAAACAAAGCGAGCAAATATCTTACCGATATGACCCATGATGTGATGGACCGCATTCCCAAAGTGGATTTTGGTCTGGGACTGGGAGATGCCGTTCATGACAAAACCCGATGGATAGGGGAATGGAAAGAACTGTTTTACAGCAACCTGAATCTTCCCTATTATCTGACCCACGGTGACCACGATATTGTGAATTACCAGCAGTACGACAACAATCTGTCTCCCTTTCCATATAAAACACTACAGGTGCTCCTGGAGGAGCGGGAAATTACTACGCCGACCTATGCCATGCTGCGGTCCAACATCCTGTTCCTGGTAATCGGAGATAAAGGGCCTATAGAAAAAATTCATGAAACCCAGAAAGAATGGGTGGAATATATGGTTCAGGCTTATCCTGATAAGACGACCATTCTGATCTCCCATGCCCCAGTCAGAGGAACAACTGGCGCTTCCAACCGCCATGACTGGGGCTGGCGTCATTCCGAGATGTGGTGGTGGAACCTGTTTCATGAAAACCCGCAGATCAAAGCATTCCTTAATGGAGATGGACATTGCATGAGCTATGTAATTGATGACAACAACGATAATGAAGGATACAGCGGAACTAACGGAAGCTGGGGCCATGAGATGGCATTCATCGAACCACCCAGCCAGGGCTTTTTCGTTCGTGATACACACAACAAGAATGAATTTAGTGTGATTACCATAACGGATAAGACCCTGTCAACACGATCATGGAGAAATGAAGGCAAAGGAGACTGGGCCGATGATTTCACCCATGAATGGGAAGTACCGGAAGGCACCAGCTATGATGAAACAGCGGATGACTGGTATAGCTTTCCTGTTTTTCTGCAGGACGGTGAGCTTCAGATCCTCCCGAACGATGTGATCCCTTCACAGAAGGTACAGCTTCAGCTCATTGGAATGCGCTCTTATAGCCTTTTCAACAATCCCGAGATCATCGCCGGGCATACCACTGATTACGAAAAGGTTTCCGGTTTCGGCGGAGACAACAAAGTGAATTATTACCGGGAAGGTTACATGAAACTCAATGGACCCGAGACAATCACTTTTCCTGATAAAGAAAGTTACCAGAATAAGGAAAAGGGAGGAAAAAGCGGCCAGATCAAAAATTATCTTTTCCATGGAAGCACGCCCCAGGCCATTCCCGGGGCAAACTATAAGATTACCATCCGGGCAAAATCAGAGAGCGGCAAGGGAAAATTATCCGTTGATATGAGCACTTCGAACTGGAGCACCCAATCGCAGTATTCAACACTCAGGGGAAGTGAGCAATCCGTAATGGAGGTAGAAACCAGTAGTGAATATCAAACTTTCTCAGCCAAATATCAGGCACCCCGGAACAATAATGTATGGTTTCTGCAGGGAAGCCTCGCCTGTGAGGATCCGACCGAATATACAATATCCTCCTTTACAATCACCAGGCAATCAGACGCGGAATATACGCGGGATTTTCACCTGAAACTGGGAGATCAATGGTATGAGCAAAAGGGCAAACTGGAGGAAAACAAAGCACAAAATTTTTCATTAGACCCGGTTACTTTAACCGACGGCAGAGGCAATCTGCGCTATAAAGCCAAAATAGGCGGAAATAAGGTAGGAATGGCCCGGATTATATATCATTATCCTTTATTGTATGGGCGAAATGCCCGGTTCACCATAGATT
The sequence above is a segment of the Bacteroidales bacterium genome. Coding sequences within it:
- a CDS encoding sugar phosphate isomerase/epimerase is translated as MNRREFLKKSAMGSMAVFATSAFGAPAYATPSARDLKIGIMWNTIGAGDTIHEKFQLSKRAGFGGVEVMSHMNRKEVLEARDDTGLEIPSVCNSKHWNIPLSSSDPATRKKGREALELSLEDASAYGADTVLLVPGRVDETTSYDDCWYRSIEEIKKALPLAEKLKVTIAIENVWNNFILSPMEAVHYLDQFNSPYVKFYFDCGNILRYGWPEQWINILGRRIAKVHIKEFSREIANEKGNSAGFGVQLREGDVNWSEVMKALDNIGYSDWITLEQRGGDSLKGLKELVNRTQKIVSS